The following is a genomic window from Liolophura sinensis isolate JHLJ2023 chromosome 10, CUHK_Ljap_v2, whole genome shotgun sequence.
GGCCATACGTACGGTGAAATTTATTCGCGAAGAGAGCCTTTGAATTTGCCAAGTCAGATAGATCTCCAACATTGAATATACAAATGTCTCTCACATGCTTTCCACTGCATTTCTGTCCATTCCATTGTTTGTATCGGAGAATGAACGGCATGTTTTCTCTCACCTGAACAGGACCTACGGTAGGATTAGAATCAGAACAATCCAGTAATAATATGTGTAATACAATTATAGACTACAAAAATGAAATCACTTGTTTAccattactcaaaatgctgtgttgtcatcaaatttgaTTTTAAGAACATACCGTTAAATCCCCCAGGGGCGCTCAAGTGTGGATTGTAGTTTATCGTAGCATAAAAGGTTTCGTCCGGAACCACCGTGTCCTTCAACCATTccagaaaaatctgtgtcttcttgtcgcTGAAAATGAACTCCACAAAAGCTCGCGACGCCGCAATGTGAACTGGGCCTTTCATCAAGGTGATGTTAAACGGCGGAGGTCCTTTATTTTTCACCCGCCTTTTGTCAAACCTGAAACAGAGGAAATATTATTTCAAGTTTATAAACGTTTGCGTGAACTGATTGTAAACTAAAACTTCACATCAGTTTTCTATTGCCTTATAAAAAAGATACTTGTTGTTAACCCGCTTAGGCGATccgcactgagaggttagagcaaggaaatttaactggttggcccagtgtcagtttTATGCGATTAGATGGGGTGTCGCGTATGGTGTCCTCAGTATGGTCTTTCAGTGGTGCCAGCACTTTGTCGGCATGGAtgcgccctgccacaaggataAGTTTGACGCTGCATTCAGCATCACAACCAATACACTCCAGAGCTgttcccccacccccctccccatcGAGAATAAAGTGTCAAGTAAggcaccttgttaaaactacgtGATCTCTGCGAGGCATAGTATGTATATCCAACGAATTGTATCTAATGACTGAGTGAATTCCATGCAGTTTATTATTGACTTGTAGGTCCTATTTACCCTATAAAGTGCGAGGCATATCTTGAGAATGTTCGAACGAAGATCAGTATAAGTaatccacgactgtgtttccatagataccaatatgactttgTTCTCCGACAGAATATAGCGTCCTTGCCTAGTCTTATATAAAACTATAATTTCAAAAATTGACGGCATTTTAGCAAAAGTTTATTGGGAGGTTTTGTATGTGATGTTTACTGGTATTTAGTTTATGGAACTACGGAACAGATACAGGAGGAGCCTCGGGCCCAGGGATCTCCTTAGGGcttttattacatttgtttacatacaatggattgaaaacgcAGTCGTAGGCAGAGTCTAGTGGATTAGCTTTTAAGCTCTGTAGCATATCAAAGGCTAAGTTTTACACTCCTGTGATATTTACACCTCAACAACATATTGAATAAACTTTACTGGTTGACCATAATATTTTAGGTTCGGATCTAGATGAAGATTCCGCTTACAATAAAAATGCCTACCGGCGTTTTTAGACGTGGAAAGTGCAACAGTTTCAGCCGtccattttttatgttattgacACAAAGATCGATGCTATTAACATGTTTGGCACGGTGGCATACGAGTAAATATCAGCATATGAAAAACCCTCTGTGCCACATGTCAAAGTTTTGGCTAAGCTTTTAACTTTGATGCTAGGAAGCGTAGGTGTTTAAAATACTGCCATATGGTTCACCGATGTCTTGTTCATGggtcagaatgaatgaatgaatgaatgaatgaatatttatggtttaacgccacatcctTAATATCTCAaccatatcatggcgagaacaaggtgaaaacacgaggcggtgCAGGTTTTCGATATACTAATGAAAAGTAGTAagtgtttggacatgtttaaactcggataagaaaaaccaaaacatttaaaactggaaaaccattacaatttcaaaaatatttcacctcgttaaaacgacttggtctctacgagtgtaagaattgtagccaatgacaggatgaatagcatgcagtttattatggatctgcaagacccacTCACCCttccaaaggcgacgaatatatttaagaatgttcgatttaaaatcagtatagcagattttaacttttgatatggatttatttggggcagcctttgcctccctgtccacgactatgtttccatggataccaatatgactcggagtccaacagaatataatatctttacctcttttaaatagttttctgtgtaaggctaatatttcaattatcagtgaatttttatatttattatgctGTATTTCCAAAAGGAAGGAGGGCGAGTCAGTGCACATCATTGCCATCTAGGCacgcccagaggaaacatatggtaaggccaggagtatagctatGGTCTCGGCAGAAGAGACTGAAAATGATGATGGAAGACGTTAAGACTCGCTGCACTatgacagccgcagccgcaaccttGTCCCCATCTTTTGacccgtcagtgtatataaattaataGTCCAAATAATTAGCCTTAATtatagcaaaactttgctgaattataagaggatttgtattggatttattatatttacgtagatcaaatatcagtttaggttgtggaaagAAGTTAGGGAGGTGACTCTCGAAAAGTCAGCGGGGCTATTTCCTGTGGCTTGATGTTaccttccacaatatggtcccgtacaCGAAGACCGAATGAagcgatcttattgagacatttattagatttatctacatatgatgggtTAAacacacagtcgtaggcagggtttgttagatgagcttt
Proteins encoded in this region:
- the LOC135476338 gene encoding beta-1,3-galactosyl-O-glycosyl-glycoprotein beta-1,6-N-acetylglucosaminyltransferase 3-like — translated: MVALQPRITHFQAVLVHWGTFSVLDADLICMRELLRFKWKYFINLTGQEFPLQTNKQVVQILKAYRGANGIKGSVSRFDKRRVKNKGPPPFNITLMKGPVHIAASRAFVEFIFSDKKTQIFLEWLKDTVVPDETFYATINYNPHLSAPGGFNGPVQVRENMPFILRYKQWNGQKCSGKHVRDICIFNVGDLSDLANSKALFANKFHRTYGQYAYDCLEELHWNRTIQEYFSGEEFNTSFYSSLSEVKYRNQIKSLI